From the bacterium genome, the window GCGCTCGGCGTTCTCGAGCCGTGCGGGCGGGGCGACGACCACGATCCGGTCGACCTCGTCGAGGGCTAAGAACAGCTCGAGCACCCTGGCCAGGGTCGTGCGGCCGTTGAGCGGGACCAGGGCTTTGCTGCCGCGGCCCAGGCGCGAACCTGAGCCGGCGGCGGCGACGATCGCGCCTATCTTTGGCAACTAGCCCGCCTCCTCACGCTTGGTGCGGTTGTTCGGGCGCCGGCCCTCGGTGCCTGCCGGCTCGGCGAAGATCATCCTCCCGGCTGAGGTCTGGATCACCGACGTCACCACGGCGGTGATGGTCTGGTTGATCAGGCGACGGCCGTTCTGGATCACGACCATAGTGCCGTCGTCCAGGCTGCCCACGCCCTGCCCGGGCTCCTTCCCCTCGCGGGCGATCGTGACCACGATCTCCTCGCCGGGGATCGCCACCGGGCGCATGGCCTGCGCCAGCTCGTTCAGGTTGAGCACCGATACGCCCTCGAGGCGCGCGATGCGGTTGAGGTTGAAGTCGTTGGTCATGATCCCCCAGCCCTTTCGCTTGGCGGTGCGAACGAGGTGGGCGTCGATCTCCGGGCCGGGAGCCGTCTCGTCCTCGGTCACCTGGAGATTGACGGCGGGATCCTTCTGCATCTCGGTCAGCACCTCGAGCCCGCGTCGGCCGCGCCGCCGCCGGGTGGCGTCCGCCGAGTCGGCCACCATCTGCAGCTCACGCAGCACCGAGCTCAGGATGACCAGCGGCAGGTCGACGAAGCCGGTCTTCGCGATATCCAAGATGCGGCCGTCGATGATGACCGAGGTGTCGAGCAGCACCGCGCTGAGTCGATGGCCCTCGGTCCTCTCACCGCCGCCGAAGAACAGGGCGGTGAGCTCCGAGCGCCGGGTGAGCCCGACCGATGCGCCCTGCGCCGCCAGCAGCACGGCGAGGATCGACGAAAGCGTGTAGCCGTAAGGAAAGTCGCGGACGAACACGCCGATCAGCACCGCGATCACAAGGCCCACGACCATGCCCAGCAAGCCGCTCAGCAGGTCGGGCAGCGGAGTGCTCGTGAGCCGGAAGTTGAACGTCCGCCACCCGCCCAGCACGTACGGCGTGCCCAGGTAGGCGAAGATCAAGCCTTCCAGCGTGGTCAGCCCGATGATCACGTAGCCCGGATGTGGATTGCCCACGCCGCGCACCATGAAATAACCGAGCGTAAAACCACCGACCACTCCGAGTCCCGCCCCCAGCCATCGGGCGAGATACTCGGAACGCTTCACGGGTTACCTCCTCAGGGGACCGAAACCCCGGCCCCCCTGATGAACATGCCAGACCTGATGGGTGTAGAAAAGGCGGCGGAGACCGCCTCCGCCAGGGTCCGGACCTCAACCACGTCGAGGCCGGATGGCCGTCCGGCTTTGGCGCCGGCCGGAATCAAAGCGCGCGTGAGCCCGTGCCGGGCGGCCTCGTGGAGGCGGCGCTCCAGTTGACCCACGCGACGCACCTCGCCCGCCAATCCCAGCTCACCGATCACGACCAGGCCGTCTGGCAGTTGCCTGTCGTCCCGGTTGCTGACGATCGACAGCGCGAGACCGAGGTCGGCGGCCGGCTCGGTCACCCGGATGCCGCCCGCCACGTTGACGAAGATGTCTGAGGACCCGAATTTGTGGTTCTGGCGCTTCTCCAGCACCGCGACGATCATGTGCAGCCGATTGATGTCGATGCCGTTGGCAATCCGGCGGACGATGTTGTTGGTCGTCGCGTTGACCAGGCTCTGGATCTCGACCAGCAGCGGTCGCGTGCCCTCGAGCGCGGCGACGATCGCGGTGCCCGGCGAGGCGACCGTGGCGTTGCCGAGCAGCGCGGCAGAGGGATCGGGGACCTCTTCCAGGCCCGCCTCGCCCATGGCGAACACGCCGATCTCCTCGGCTGAGCCGAAGCGGTTTTTCATCGCGCGGAGGACGCGCAGCTCCTGCCTCCGGTCGCCTTCCAGGTAAAGCACGGCGTCAACGATATGCTCCAGGACCCTGGGTCCGGCGATCGCCCCGTCTTTGGTCACGTGGCCGACCAGGAAGATCGGAACGCCGGTCTCCTTCGCCAGGCGCATGAGCCGTCCCGCCGACTCCCGGACCTGCGTGACGCTTCCGGCGCTGCCTTCGAAGCCCGCGTCGGTCACGGTCTGGATGGAATCGACGATGGCCAGCTGCGGCGCCTCGGCCCGGATCGACTCGCAGATCGCATCCAGGTCGTTTTCGGCCAGCAGCAGGATGCCAGGCTCAAGGGCGCCCAGCCGCCGCGCCCGCATCTGCACCTGCTGCCCCGATTCCTCGCCCGAGACGTAGAGCACCCGGCCGCCTCGCTGGGCGACCTGGTGAGCGGCATGCATGAGCAGCGTCGACTTTCCGACCCCCGGCTCGCCGCCCACGAGGACGAGGCTTCCCGACACGATCCCACCGCCCAGCACCCGGTTGAGCTCGTCCCAGGCCAGCGAGCGTCGCGGGGCCGCTTCGGCGGCGATCTCGGTCAGCGGAATCGCCTGGGCGGCGCCGGCCGGGTGGGCGCGTGCCTTGCCGGGAGCGGCCTTGCGCAGCTGGAACTCCTGAAGCGTGTTCCAGGCACGGCAGTGCGGGCACTGGCCGGCCCAACGAAGGCTCTCGCCGCCGCAGTCGGTGCAGACGAAGGTGATGGTCGATTTGGCCATAGGGTGACTTTCCGCCCATGATCGGGCTTTTACAAGTGGGTCCGTAGCCTTTTACCGGCGCCGGCGTTATCCAATGCGAGGAACGGGAACCCCCGCTTCTTGAAGCGTCGAGGCGCCGCCCTGACTACCCCCGGGGCGGCGTCCACATTACACGACCCCTTTGGACCGCACGCCGGCTATCGCCTTTCCAGGTCGGCGAGGTGGTCGAGCGCGGCGAGCGGTCCGCTCTCGGCGAAGATATCGGGAAGCGCGTGGCGAAGGCTCGGCTGGACCTGGTTCGCCAGCTGCACCCGCAGTTCGAACGACAGCTCTGATCGACGCCGCGCGTAGGACGTGACGAAGCGGCGCAGCTCCGGGTCGAGGCGCCGCAGCGTGAGCTCGGCGGGCGTGACAGGTATGTAGGGCGCGGGCGGCGCCGAGGCCGGGTACGCGGCGGGCGGCGAAGGTGGAGCGCCTGGCGGGGGCGCGGGCCGGCCGCCGGCGAGCTGCCACAGCCAGACGTGGTCTGAGTCCTTGACCACGATCGTGCCCGCCGCCAGGTCGCCGAGGCGCTTGCCCCTGCCGTTGACGAACAGCACGATCAGCCCGACCCCATAGGCGTACGGCAGGAAGTCGACGATTCGCACGACGTTGCGGATCCCCGCCTGGACGAAGGTGAGCGGCTCGCCGCGATCCCCCACCGCACGGAGACGGAAGACCTTTTTGCCGACGGTCTGGCCGGACCACAGTGCCTCGCTGATCCAGAAATAGCCGAAGACGACGACGAAGCCGCCGATGACGCCGATCAGCACCGCGAGGTCGTTGGCGCCCGCCGCGGCGGCGGCGATGGCGACGAAGTACACGGCCGCCAGGATCCCGAACACGATCAACAGGTCGAGGACCTGCGCGATGGCACGCGTCCCCAGGCCGGCGACCTGGTAGTCAAACGACACGCGCTCGGGCGTGGCGACGACGAGGTCGCTGTCGGGTAAAGACTCCATGTCGGGTATTTTCCTTCCATGCGCGCGGAGGACTTCGTCGCGCTGCGTCGCGACGATTGGAACCGGCTCGAGGACCTGCTCGCAAGCGCGGGCCGCGGGCGACTCAACGGGCTCGCGCCGGCGCAGGTGCTGACCATGGCCGCGCTCTACCGGCGGGCGACCGCTGACCTCGCGCGAGCTCAGCGAGACTGGCCGGGCGAACCGGTCCAGCGTTACTTGAACGGCCTGGTCGCGCGCGGTCACGGCGTCGTCTACCGTCGCGGCGGAGAGGTGTGGCGGCGCGCACGCGCCTTCTACACCGAGACCCTTCCACGCACCTATCGCGGCGCGTGGCCGTACCTGCTGGCCGCCGCCGGGCTCATGTTCGTGCCCGCGTTCGTGAGCTACTTCGTCGTCCTGGTCAACCCGGATTCGGCATACGCCCTCGCACCGCCCCAGCTCATCGACTCGGTGCGCCATCACCAGCTCTGGACGAACATCCCGCCTGAGGCTCGCATCCAAGCAGCCGGGCTGATCATGACCAACAACATCTGGGTGTCGATGGTCGCGTTCTCGCTGGGCGTGTTCTTCGGTCTACCCGTGATGTGGGTGATGATCAGCAACGGCATCAGCCTCGGCGGGCTCTTCGGCCTGACCCAGGCTTACGGCCTGAGCGCCGGCCTGTTCGACTTCGTCATCGGCCACGGAGTGCTCGAGCTGTCGATCGTGGTCGCGCAGGGCGCGGGCGGCCTGCTGATGGGCTGGGCGCTGATCTCGCCCGGCAACCGGACGCGCTCGGACGCGCTCGCCCTAGCGACCCGGCGCGCTTTCATCCTGCTGCTCGGCCTCGCGCCCCTGCTCGTGCTCGCCGGCACGATCGAGGGCAACCTCTCGCCTTCCGGCGCTCCGTTCGCGGTCAAGCTCACGATCGGGCTGACGACCGGGCTGCTCCTGTACTCGTACCTGCTGCTCACCGGCCGGCCGCGCCACCGGCGCCGGGCGCGCGCAGGGCTTTGACGTGATCACAGAAGCGCCCGCTCCTTAAGTTCGAGATAGCGTTCCACCAACGCCGGGCTGAGGCTCCCGGCCACCACGTCGAGACCCAGGACCCCACCGCGGCGCAGCAGCTCGAAGCTCTCGCGCCGGGTGGCGACGAACTCCTCCGCCGCCGCCCATTCGTACGCGCGCGCAGAGCTCGTGATCGGAGCATCGCGCGCGCTCAGGACCGCGGGGTCGGACATGGCGACCACCAGGACGAGGTGGCGCGCCGCCAGCCGGAGGCAGTGGGCGACCAGCTCTTTGGAGGCTTCCGGATCCTGGACGTCGGTGAGCACGACGATCATCGACCGCCGGGTCACCCTCAGCGCCAGGTGGGTCAGCGCATGGCCGAAGTCAGGCTCGACGTACTGGGCCTTGACGGCGTACAGGGCTTCGGTCAGACGCCGCAGCTGGACGCTGCCGCGCTCGGGTTGGATGAAACCGGTGACGTGGTCGTCGAAGGTCATCAGGCCGACGCGGTCTCCATAGGCCTGAGCGACCCACGCGAGCATGAGGGCGGCGTTGACGGCGTGGTCGAGCTTGTCCAGGCCGCCTGCGGGCGCCGTCATCAGCCGGCCGCAGTCGATGGCGATCATCACCTGCTGGCCGCGCTCCGCCTCGACCTCCACCACCACCGGGTGGTCGCGCCGCGCGGTTGCGGTCCAGCTCACGCGCCGGATATCGTCGCCGCGCACGTAGTCGCGCAGGCCGGCGAAGGCGGTGGAGGCGCCGGGCGGCCGGGCGCGGCGCAGGCCGGCCATCGCGCGCACGCCGCGGCGGAGCGTCAGCTGTACGCGTTTGATGGCGACGACGTTGGGAAAGACGGCCGCCGCGTGGGGGTGCTGCAGGCGCACCTGCCGGCGCCACCAGCCCTCGGCGCGCGACACCTGCAGGTCGAGCGGGCCGAACCGGTACGCGCCGCGCCTGGGCGAGGTGGTGCGGTACGTGAGCTGCAGACGGCCGTCGCGGTCGAACCTTCCACACACCTCCCTTGGCTGGGGCTGCAGCTCAGACGGAGCGTGGTCGGCGATCTTTGCCAACAGGCCGGCGGCGGCGGGGTTCTCCACCACGACCGTGACCTCCTCGCGTTCGCCGAGCGAGAAGGGTTCGGGCATGACGCGGCGGACGCGGTAGCCGGCGCGGCCGGGCAGCAGCGCAAGGTCGCGCGCGGCGATGATCACGAGCCCGGTCTGATAGACGAGCGCGACCAATCCCAGCACCGGCGACGCGACCGCGAGGGCGATCAGGCCCGCGCCGATGGCGATCGCCCACAGCAGGCGAGGCTGCGGCGCAAGTCCCCTGATCAAGCTGTCAGCGGGGCGGGACGACCCGGCCGGCCACCGCCTCGAGGATGCTGTCCGGCGTCTGGCCGGCGACCTCGGCTTCCGGGCGAAGGATGAGGCGATGCCGGAACGCGGGCGCGAGCAGCGCCTTCACGTGGTCGGGCGTGACGAACTCCGATCCATCGAAGGCCGCGTATGCGCGCGCCGCGAGCATGAGGAGGACCTCGGCCCGCGTGCTGGCGCCCAGCGCGATCTCGGGGGCGGTGCGCGTGGCTGACGCGAGGTCGACGACGTAGCGGCGGATCTTCTCGTCGAGCACGACCTTCGCGACCTGCGCACGGCAGGCTTCGACGTCGGCGGCCCCGAGGACCGGCTCGACGCCGGCCTTCACGGGATCGCGGAGCTCGATGCCGGATTCCCAGCGCCGGAGGACCTCCATCTCGTCCGGGGGCGAAGGGTAGTCGAGCCGGACTTTGAACAGGAAGCGGTCCTGCTGCGCTTCGGGCAGCGGGTAGGTGCCTTCGTACTCGATGGGGTTCTGCGTCGCAAGCACGAGAAAGGGCGCCGGGAGCGCCAGCTGCCCGCCTTCAAGGGTCACACCACGCTCCTCCATCGCCTCGAGCAGGGCCGACTGGACCTTGGCGGGCGCTCGGTTGATCTCATCGGCGAGCAGGATGTTGGTGAAGATCGGCCCGCGGCGCAGCGCGAACGTTCGGTTGGCCAGGTCGTACACCGACGTGCCGACGATGTCCGCGGGCATGAGATCCGGCGTGAACTGGACGCGGCCGTAGTCGAGCGCCAGGGCTCGGGCGATCGACTTGGCGAGCAGGGTCTTACCGGTGCCGGGGACGCCTTCCAGGAGGACATGGCCCTGCGCGACGAGAGCGATGGCGCACAGACGGATGGCTTCTTCTTGGCCCACGACCGCCTTGACGAGCTGCTCACGAAGGCGGGCGTAGAAATCGGGCGCGGCGATTGAAATGGTGCCGGTCATCAGGCCTCCTTGGTCGATGCTGGACGCCGATGGCGGCGCTCTTCGGTAACAGGATGGGCGATGTGATGCAGCCGGCGGGCCGCCTTCAACAACCCGGACTCGGTGGCGGCTGCGCTGTCAAGCGTGCTCTCGGCGTCGGCGAGCTCGGCCGCCAACGCGGGTGCGCGCACCCACAGAGCATTCCAGAAGCGTTCGCGCGGCTGCAGCCCAAGCCCGGTTTGCGCCGCCACCGAACGCTCGGTGGCGGAGGCGAGCAGGCCGAGGGTGACGGCGCGTGCGCTGGAGCGGCGGAGCAGCTGACCGACCGCAGCGGCCCATTCGACGTCGGTGCGCGCCGCCTCCGCCGGGCGCGGGAGCAGCGGCCCGAACGACCGGCCGCGCAGGACGAGGCCGGCGAAAACGGCGACGAGCAGCCACAGGAGAGCGGCGCCCCACGGAGTCGCGACCCATGCCTGGGGCGCAAAGTCGCTGAGGATCAAGCCATGGTGGTACTCGTCGAACGCGACCGGCGCGCTGCCGCCGGCGATGCCGGCGAGGTCGGACAGCAGCCGGCCGTTGTCACGCTTCTCCAGGTATCCGTTGCACAGCACGAGCGGGTCGGCCAGGACCACCACGGTCCCCGTCTCCATCCGCTGGAGGTAGCCGAGCACGAAGCCGTCCGGAGTACGCAGGAAGGGGACCTGACCGGCGGATGGGTCCAGGGGCACGGCTGAATCGCTCCCCGATACCGTGGTGACGCCGTCGACGACCGGACTCGCCACCTCGGTGCGGCTGGATGCGAACCCGCCGAGACGCCTCACCCCGAACGCGCGGTCGAGCTCGGGATCCCCTTGCTCGGAGGCATAGATGAGAACGCCTCCGGCGCGGACCCAACGCAGGGTGCGATCCGCCTCGTCGGACGTGTAGGGACTGGTGGGGGTGAATACGAACATCAGACCGTGTGGTTCGGGAAGCGCGAACCTGCCTGCGATCTGGTCCGTCGGGTGGCCCATCGCCTGCGTGAACAGGCGGGCGGCAGAGGTGCCGTTCGCGGCGTCGCTGTTGGAGCTGTGCTCAGGCGAGTCGTGATGCGGCTGGCCGAAGTAAGCCGCCGCCGCCACGACCACCGAAACCATCCCCGCGATCGCCCAGCCACGCGCTCCTCTCATGCGGCAAGCTCCGCCGGCGGGCGGAAGGGAGCCGCCACCCGCGCGGCGCGTTGGTAGGTTTCCGGATCGACCGCACGGCCACCATAGATCGCGGCTTCGAACGGGATGAGGAGCGGTCGCAGTCGAGCAGGATCCGGCGAGCGCTCGAAGATCTCGCGCACGGTCAGCGGACTGCCTTCCCAGGTGCGCTCACCGGCAAGCGTCGCCGCCACGCCGGCGCAGAGCGCGCGGACGGCTCCGACGCGATCGCCGGCGGCGGCCAGGCGGTCCGCTTCGGCGAAGTAGTCGGAAGGAGCGCGCGGTCCCGCGGGCGTGCCGGCCATGACCGCTTCTGTGAACCGGCCGCGTGCGGAGCGGAAGACGATCCACGCCACCGCCGCCAGCCCGGCGGCGCCCGCGAGATAGAAGAACCAATCGGGTGCCTGGGGTCCGCCGTGGCCGCCGAACAGCAGGCGCAGCAGCTCGGTGATTCGATCGCTCACCCACTGCACGAGCCGGTCCAGCAGGGAGGGCGGCCGGTGCAGCCCGTCGTATCGATGCATGGCCAGGACGTCGTGCAACCGCTGCTTCGCCAGGATGGGGTCGGTGGTGCTTGCAGGCTGGTCGAGCGCGGACAGCAGGGATCGAAGGCGGGCGGCGGCATCCTTGTAATCAGGAGGCCGGCGGTGAAGGTCGGCGAGGATCTCCGGCTGGCTCCGCTCGGTGCCGGCCTCGAGCGCGTCGATCGCCATGCGCGCCGGGGCGGCGTCGGTCGGCGCCGCGGCGCCGACCAGGTTGTAGGCCTCCTGGACCGCCTCGCGGTAGCTCGGCGGATTCGGTGGATCGGCCGATGCCGGCGCCGCGGTGACGACGCCGAGCGCGATCGCCACCACCAAAGGTGCCGTCGCCCGGAGCGCGAAGAGCATCCTCAGGGGAGGGTGCGCCCTGCGCGCGCCCGGTTGAGAGTGCGCCCTGCGCGCGCCCGGCTGAGAGTGCGCCCTGCGCGCGCCCGGCTGAGAGTGCGCCCTGCGCGCGCCCGGCTGAGAATGCGCCCTGCGCGCGCCCGGCTGGCTCACTGCGCGGGCTGCGGATGGGCAACGCGTTGCGCGAGCTGAAAGAGGTCCAATCCCTCACGGCGCACGCGAAGGTCGAAGTAGATGAGGACGATCGCGATCTGGATGACCGGGTTGACGAGGGAGTCGATGATCACGGTGGTGGTCCCAGAGATCCACAACACGACGACCGTGGACAGGACGAGCTGCAGAAGCGCTTGCCCGAGCGCGACGAAAGCGCTGAGCGCGATGCGAATGACGTAGTAAACGATGAGCATCAGGAACAGGATCAGGAAGGTGCGCCACCATCGCCCCTCCACCAGGCGCCAGCTTCGACCCATGGCCGTGCCGAGCCGCGCGTTCTCGATGAACATCACCGGCATGACCACGGCCCAGCCGACCCAGATCCAGGCCCACAGCGGGATCAGGCAGAACATGATCAGCATCAGCCCGATGAGAAGCCAGTAACCCAGCAGGGGGAAATACCGGCGCGCGATCGCGGTGAACACTCCGACTGGACCGATGGGCCTGCCGAGCGCCGATTCACACGCGGCATAGGTGACCGCGCCGTAGAAGAACGGGATGAACAACACGTTGATCAACGCGCCGATGCCGAAGGCGACCAGCGTCGACCCGAGCGTGCGCAGGTCGGGCTGACCTGAGCCCATCTGCCGGAGCAGGCCGCTGAACAGCGTGTAAGAGCCGTACCCGGAAAGCGCAGCGGACGGGATGGAGACGATCACCGAGATGCCGGCGAAGAGGAAGAAGTGCCGGCGGTACATGCGAAACGTCTCATCCAGCAGGTCGCCGATCTCGAGAGGGCGCAGGCGAAAAGGGACCGGGGCACTCACGCTTTGACAATTGTGCGGCTGCGCTCACCGAGTCGCAGTCGAACGCAAGGGCGGAGTTCGCGACACGTTAACCTCGTTCGGAGGGTTGAGGTGAACAACGAAGCGACTGCCAGCCGTGAAGACCTCCGGGTTCTCTTCGTCGAGGACGACCCCACGGTCGCACAGCTCTACAAGTTGAAGCTCGAGCTGGACGGTTATCGAGTCGACGTCGCATCCGATGGCGAGCTGGCGCTGGAGATGGCGCGCCGATCGCTGCCGGACATCATTTTCCTGGACATCCGCCTGCCGAAGCTGGACGGCATCGCGGTCCTCGAAGCCTTACGCGCCGACCCCATGACCAGTGCCGTTCCGGTCGTGATCCTTTCCAACCACGACGAGAAGGAACTGGTCGACCGAGGCGCCAAACTGGGGGCGCTGGACCATCTGATCAAGAGCCAGACCACGCCCGCCAAACTGGCTGGTGGCCTGGGAGGCTGGCTCAAGAGCTAGTCCGGAGCCTCGCCGATTTCGGCCCCCGCCCGGCCCGCCCCCTACCCCCCGGTGCGGGGGGCCTTCGAGGTCAGGCCATGGGGCCCGGCCAACACGCGGGGTCGTGGCCGACATCGGGCACGCTTCCGGTGCGCCAGTAGATGCTTCGAGCGCGCTGCATCAGCTCCTCATCCACCAGGTACCTACGGAGCGCCGCGAAGTCAGGATGCCGCTGCCCCATGATGCGATTGACCTCCGCCTCCCGGTACCTGCGCCCAGGCTGGAAGTCCTCGACCAACCAGCGCAACACCACCATCCGCTTCTTGCGCTGGGCGGGAATGCCGAGCAGGCGACCGCCGGCGCGGACGAAGCTCCCCAGCACCCGGGTGTCGAAGTCGAGCTTGTACGCCAATCCAGCCGGGTAGGCCTTCGGCGGGGACTACGGTTTGGCGCCCGCCCCGGTGCCGGCCGGCTCCTTGTGCCGATGCTTCAGCGGCGTGAACTTGAGCCCGTCCTCGCCGTCGAGATCGATCTGCACCGTGTCGCCGCGGGCGATCTTCCCTCGGAGCAGGTGCTCGGAGAGCTGGTCTTCGATCCTGCTGGTGATGACGCGCCGCAGCGGCCGGGCGCCATACACCCGGTCGTAGCCCTCCTTCGCCAGGAGATCTTTGGCCGCGTCGCTGACCTCGATCGTTATTTGCTGCTCGACCAGGTGCTTGCCCAGGCGCAGCAGCTGTAGATCGACGATCTGCCGGATCTGCTGCGTGGTCAGGCTCTTGAACACGACGACCGCGTCGACGCGGTTCAAGAACTCTGGGCGGAACATCCGCTTGAGCTCCTCGTCGATCTTTTCCTTCGTGTTCTTGTGGCGGCGCTCGACCTCATCGGCCTCATCGACCACCGCAGGCTGGAACCCGAGAGAGGTACCCGCCTGGTTGACATCGCGGATGCCGAGGTTCGAGGTCATGATGATCACGGTATTGGCGAAGTTGACCACCTTGCCCTTGGCGTCGCTGAGCCGGCCGTCCTCAAGGATCTGCAGCAGCATGTTGAAGACTTCGGGATGTGCCTTCTCGATCTCGTCGAACAGGATCACCGAGTAAGGCCTGCGTCGGACCGCCTCTGTCAGCTGACCGCCCTCGTCATAACCGACATAGCCGGGAGGCGAGCCGACCAGACGTGCTGTCGTGTGCCGCTCCATGAACTCGGACATGTCCAGCTTGATCAGCGAGTCCTCCGAGTCGAACAGGTACTCGGCGAGGGCACGAGCCAGCTCGGTCTTGCCGATCCCAGTCGGGCCCAGGAAGATGAACGAGCCGATCGGCCGGCGCGGGTCCTTGAGTCCGGCGCGAGCGCGCCGCACCGCCTGCGAGACGGTGACGATCGCTTCGTCCTGTCCGACCATCCGCCGGTGGAGCTCCTCCTCCATGCGGAGGAGGCGCTCGGTCTCCTCCTCGACCAGGCGAGAAACCGGCACGCCTGTCCACGCCGCCACGATCTGAGCGATGTCCTCCTCGCCGACCTCGGGGACCGTCTCGCCCAGCTTGTCCCGCCACGCGGCTTCTTTGAGCGCCAGCTTGTCCTGAAGCTTCTTGACCTTGTCACGCACGCCTGCGGCCGCCTCGAAGTCCTGCTTGTTCACCGAATCGTCCTGATCGGATCGCTGCTTCTTGATCTCCTTCTGGAGCTCTTTGAGCTCGTCGGGTGTCGTGGTGAGCTTCATGCGGACGCGTGCTGACGCTTCGTCGATCAGGTCTATTGCCTTGTCGGGAAGCGCACGGTCGCTCACGTATCGATCGCTGAGCACGGCCGCCGATCGCACGGCCGAATCCGTGATGGTGACGCGGTGGTGCTTCTCGTAAAGCGACTTGACCCCGTTGAGGATTTCAATCGTCTCGTTCAACGTCGGCTGATCGACGTACACCGGCTGGAAGCGGCGCTCCAGGGCGGCGTCCTTCTCGATGTACTTGCGGTACTCGTTGAGGGTGGTCGCGCCGATGCATTGGATCTCACCGCGGGCCAATGCCGGCTTGAGGATGTTCGCGGCGTCGATCGCGCCTTCAGCGGCGCCTGCGCCGACCAGGGTGTGCAGCTCATCGATGAACAGCACCACCTCCCGGCTGGACCGGATCTCGTCGAGGATCTTCTTCAGCCGCTCCTCGAACTCGCCGCGGTACTTGGTCCCGGCGACGAGGGCGCCCATGTCGAGCGTCAGGACGCGCTTGTGCAGAAGTGATTCGGGCACGTTGCCGAGATTGATCTGCTGCGCGAGGCCCTCCGCAATGGCGGTCTTACCGACGCCCGGCTCACCGATGAGCGCGGGATTGTTCTTGGTCCGCCGGCTCAGGATCTGGATGACGCGCTCGATCTCGGTCTCGCGGCCGATCACGGGATCGAGCTGATTGCGGCGCGCAAGCTCCGTCAGATCGCGGCCGAACTGATCCAGCAGGGGAGTCTTCGACGGCTTCTTGGGAGCCGGCTCCACTTCGGTCTCGGCGGTCGAGTCATGGAGAAGTCGCTCGATCTCGGAACGCACCTTTTCCAACGTCGCGCCCAGATCCTCGAGCACATGGGCCGCGATGCCCTCACCTTCGATGAGAAGTCCGAGCAACAGATGCTCGGTGCCGACGTAGTTGTGGCCCATGCGGCGCGCTTCCTCGAAGGAGATCTCGATGACCTTCTTGACCCGCGACGTCGGGATGATCTGCTGGATGATGATCCGCTCGTTCCGGCCCAGCACAGACTCGATCGTCTGGCGGACCTTGCCGATCTCCACGCCGAGGTTGTTGAGAACCTTGGCGGCAAGGCCTTCACCCTCACGAAGCAAACCCAGGAGAAGGTGCTCGGTCCCGATATAGCTATGGTGCGACCGTTCTGCTTCTTCTTGGGCGAGCGTCAGAACCTTCTTGGCTCGCTCAGTAAATCTCTCAAACGGATACAAGGTCCTTATTCCTCCTGG encodes:
- a CDS encoding response regulator produces the protein MPEQAAEQRVRAVPGKRSGRDGDDHRDAGEEEEVPAVHAKRLIQQVADLERAQAKRDRGTHALTIVRLRSPSRSRTQGRSSRHVNLVRRVEVNNEATASREDLRVLFVEDDPTVAQLYKLKLELDGYRVDVASDGELALEMARRSLPDIIFLDIRLPKLDGIAVLEALRADPMTSAVPVVILSNHDEKELVDRGAKLGALDHLIKSQTTPAKLAGGLGGWLKS
- a CDS encoding DUF2087 domain-containing protein translates to MAYKLDFDTRVLGSFVRAGGRLLGIPAQRKKRMVVLRWLVEDFQPGRRYREAEVNRIMGQRHPDFAALRRYLVDEELMQRARSIYWRTGSVPDVGHDPACWPGPMA
- a CDS encoding ATP-dependent Clp protease ATP-binding subunit; amino-acid sequence: MYPFERFTERAKKVLTLAQEEAERSHHSYIGTEHLLLGLLREGEGLAAKVLNNLGVEIGKVRQTIESVLGRNERIIIQQIIPTSRVKKVIEISFEEARRMGHNYVGTEHLLLGLLIEGEGIAAHVLEDLGATLEKVRSEIERLLHDSTAETEVEPAPKKPSKTPLLDQFGRDLTELARRNQLDPVIGRETEIERVIQILSRRTKNNPALIGEPGVGKTAIAEGLAQQINLGNVPESLLHKRVLTLDMGALVAGTKYRGEFEERLKKILDEIRSSREVVLFIDELHTLVGAGAAEGAIDAANILKPALARGEIQCIGATTLNEYRKYIEKDAALERRFQPVYVDQPTLNETIEILNGVKSLYEKHHRVTITDSAVRSAAVLSDRYVSDRALPDKAIDLIDEASARVRMKLTTTPDELKELQKEIKKQRSDQDDSVNKQDFEAAAGVRDKVKKLQDKLALKEAAWRDKLGETVPEVGEEDIAQIVAAWTGVPVSRLVEEETERLLRMEEELHRRMVGQDEAIVTVSQAVRRARAGLKDPRRPIGSFIFLGPTGIGKTELARALAEYLFDSEDSLIKLDMSEFMERHTTARLVGSPPGYVGYDEGGQLTEAVRRRPYSVILFDEIEKAHPEVFNMLLQILEDGRLSDAKGKVVNFANTVIIMTSNLGIRDVNQAGTSLGFQPAVVDEADEVERRHKNTKEKIDEELKRMFRPEFLNRVDAVVVFKSLTTQQIRQIVDLQLLRLGKHLVEQQITIEVSDAAKDLLAKEGYDRVYGARPLRRVITSRIEDQLSEHLLRGKIARGDTVQIDLDGEDGLKFTPLKHRHKEPAGTGAGAKP